One window from the genome of Schistocerca piceifrons isolate TAMUIC-IGC-003096 chromosome 1, iqSchPice1.1, whole genome shotgun sequence encodes:
- the LOC124788897 gene encoding gustatory receptor 23a-like, whose translation MGVVCGQLLRSTRPPAGSEAELEELATRAGQPGAAGAVEAEVRRLQRARMALHRCSRLCSLHFGPALLLSVLADFIVMTCTAYWLIVLAQERDKSTEILVSLFGLSNILCRQLALCWVCSSAADRAGRAALLLSRLQPLLRPGPAVDVLQLPVERLRISAMGFCDIDLRVFTAIISAAVTYLVILVQFHK comes from the coding sequence ATGGGCGTCGTCTGTGGGCAGCTGCTGAGGAGTACCCGGCCGCCGGCGGGCAGCGAGGCCGAGCTGGAGGAGTTGGCGACGCGTGCTGGAcagccgggggcggcgggggcggtggagGCGGAGGTGCGGCGGCTGCAGCGCGCCAGGATGGCCCTTCACCGCTGCTCCCGCCTTTGCAGTCTCCACTTCGGACCCGCACTGTTGCTGTCCGTCTTGGCAGATTTCATCGTTATGACTTGCACTGCCTATTGGTTAATAGTCTTGGCACAAGAAAGAGACAAGAGTACGGAAATACTCGTGAGTCTATTTGGACTTAGTAACATATTGTGTCGCCAGCTTGCGCTGTGCTGGGTGTGTTCCTCTGCGGCTGACCGCGCCGGCAGAGCAGCTCTGTTGCTGTCGAGACTGCAGCCGCTCCTTCGCCCTGGGCCAGCAGTCGATGTTCTGCAACTGCCAGTGGAGAGACTACGAATTTCTGCCATGGGGTTCTGTGACATCGACCTTCGTGTCTTCACAGCCATTATTAGTGCTGCGGTCACTTATCTCGTGATACTTGTACAATTTCATAAGTGA